Proteins from a genomic interval of Panthera uncia isolate 11264 chromosome C1 unlocalized genomic scaffold, Puncia_PCG_1.0 HiC_scaffold_4, whole genome shotgun sequence:
- the KCNA2 gene encoding potassium voltage-gated channel subfamily A member 2 — MTVATGEPADEAAALPGHPQDTYDPEADHECCERVVINISGLRFETQLKTLAQFPETLLGDPKKRMRYFDPLRNEYFFDRNRPSFDAILYYYQSGGRLRRPVNVPLDIFSEEIRFYELGEEAMEMFREDEGYIKEEERPLPENEFQRQVWLLFEYPESSGPARIIAIVSVMVILISIVSFCLETLPIFRDENEDMHGGGVTFHTYSNSTIGYQQSTSFTDPFFIVETLCIIWFSFEFLVRFFACPSKAGFFTNIMNIIDIVAIIPYFITLGTELAEKPEDAQQGQQAMSLAILRVIRLVRVFRIFKLSRHSKGLQILGQTLKASMRELGLLIFFLFIGVILFSSAVYFAEADERDSQFPSIPDAFWWAVVSMTTVGYGDMVPTTIGGKIVGSLCAIAGVLTIALPVPVIVSNFNYFYHRETEGEEQAQYLQVTSCPKIPSSPDLKKSRSASTISKSDYMEIQEGVNNSNEDFREENLKTANCTLANTNYVNITKMLTDV, encoded by the coding sequence ATGACAGTGGCCACCGGAGAGCCAGCGGACGAGGCTGCTGCCCTCCCCGGGCACCCGCAGGACACCTATGACCCCGAGGCAGACCACGAGTGCTGTGAGAGGGTGGTGATCAACATCTCGGGGCTGCGGTTCGAGACCCAGCTGAAGACCTTAGCCCAGTTTCCAGAGACCCTCTTAGGGGACCCAAAGAAGCGGATGAGGTACTTTGACCCCCTCCGAAATGAGTACTTTTTCGATCGGAACCGCCCCAGCTTTGATGCCATCTTGTACTATTACCAGTCTGGGGGCCGGCTGAGGCGACCTGTGAACGTCCCCTTAGATATATTCTCTGAGGAGATTCGGTTTTATGAGCTGGGAGAAGAAGCCATGGAAATGTTTCGGGAAGATGAAGGCTATATCAAAGAGGAAGAGCGTCCTCTGCCCGAAAATGAGTTTCAGAGGCAGGTGTGGCTCCTCTTTGAATACCCAGAGAGCTCGGGGCCTGCCCGGATTATAGCTATCGTGTCTGTCATGGTGATCCTGATCTCGATCGTCAGCTTCTGCCTGGAAACACTGCCCATCTTCCGGGATGAAAACGAGGACATGCATGGCGGCGGGGTGACCTTCCACACCTATTCCAACAGCACCATCGGGTACCAGCAGTCGACCTCCTTCACTGACCCTTTCTTCATCGTAGAGACCCTCTGCATCATCTGGTTCTCCTTTGAATTCTTGGTGAGGTTCTTTGCCTGTCCCAGCAAGGCCGGCTTCTTCACCAACATCATGAACATCATCGACATCGTGGCCATCATCCCCTACTTCATCACCCTGGGGACAGAGCTGGCCGAGAAGCCGGAGGATGCCCAGCAGGGCCAGCAGGCCATGTCGCTGGCCATCCTCCGTGTCATCCGGTTGGTaagagtctttaggattttcaaGTTGTCTCGACACTCCAAAGGTCTCCAGATTCTAGGTCAGACCCTCAAAGCCAGCATGAGAGAATTGGGCCTCCTgatattcttccttttcatcGGGGTCATCCTTTTCTCTAGTGCTGTCTATTTCGCAGAGGCCGATGAGCGAGACTCCCAGTTCCCCAGCATCCCGGATGCCTTCTGGTGGGCAGTCGTCTCCATGACAACCGTAGGCTATGGAGACATGGTTCCAACTACCATCGGGGGAAAGATCGTGGGCTCCCTCTGCGCGATTGCAGGTGTGTTAACCATTGCCTTACCGGTCCCGGTCATCGTGTCCAACTTCAACTACTTCTACCAccgggagacagagggagaggagcaggccCAGTACCTGCAAGTGACGAGCTGTCCAAAGATCCCATCCTCCCCTGACCTAAAGAAAAGTAGAAGTGCCTCTACCATTAGTAAGTCTGATTACATGGAGATCCAGGAGGGGGTAAACAACAGTAACGAGGACTTTAGAGAGGAAAACTTGAAAACGGCCAACTGCACTTTGGCTAATACAAACTATGTGAATATTACCAAAATGTTAACTGATGTCTGA